The Oreochromis niloticus isolate F11D_XX linkage group LG15, O_niloticus_UMD_NMBU, whole genome shotgun sequence genome includes a region encoding these proteins:
- the rsph3 gene encoding radial spoke head protein 3 homolog, with protein MAFTSHNHRDPSGTYTFSSRPRAVENRSKYSETSTEETKRHYGNIMYDRRVVRGNTYAKHIIPTTAQPDPAEIRRQQANRRRAIARKQAREQFRPNTPEALEGRKHTDVQTELYLEELSNIIATTDIECQTDPFLDRPATPLFIPAKSGKDVETQIEEGELFDFDVEVQPVLEVLVGKTIEQSLLEVMEEEELACLKAQQRAFEELRNNELAEVQRLQEMERRHNEEKERRIAQQREVLRKEKEIAEKIAARAYTQQYLAGLLPAVFTSLRSHGYFYNPVEKDIETNFFPWLMDEVNNRVERRCTAREILDTMIYDVTQKRLERFNEEERQLEKSDS; from the exons ATGGCTTTTACTTCACACAATCACAGAGATCCAAGCGGAACATACACCTTCTCCAGCCGCCCCAGAGCTGTCGAGAACCGCTCAAAGTACAGCGAGACGTCGACTGAAGA GACAAAGCGTCATTATGGAAACATTATGTATGATCGTCGTGTTGTCAGAGGAAATACGTACGCCAAGCATATCATACCAACT ACAGCTCAGCCAGACCCTGCAGAGATACGAAGACAACAGGCCAACAGGAGACGGGCCATCGCTCGAAAACAGGCCAGGGAGCAATTTAGACCCAACACTCCTGAAGCACTGGAGGGCAGAAAACACACTGATGTACAAACTG AGCTCTACCTTGAAGAACTGAGCAATATTATTGCAACTACGGACATTGAGTGTCAGACTGACCCCTTCCTGGACAGACCAGCAACTCCACTCTTCATACCTGCCAAATCTGGCAAAGATGTCGAAACACAGATAGAAGAGGGAGAG CTGTTTGATTTTGACGTTGAGGTGCAGCCAGTGTTGGAGGTCTTGGTGGGTAAGACAATCGAACAGTCTCTGCTGGaggtgatggaggaggaggagcttgcCTGTCTGAAGGCCCAGCAGAGAGCCTTCGAGGAGCTTCGAAATAATGAGCTGGCAGAGGTGCAGCGGCTCCAGGAGATGGAGAGACGACACAATGAGGAGAAA GAGCGTAGAATTGCACAGCAGAGGGAGGTgctgagaaaagaaaaggagattGCAGAGAAGATCGCCGCCCGGGCGTACACCCAGCAATACTTGGCCGGTCTTCTACCTGCTGTCTTTACCTCGCTGAGAAGCCATGGCTACTTTTACAACCCCGTGGAGAAAG ATATCGAGACTAATTTCTTCCCATGGCTAATGGACGAGGTGAACAACAGGGTGGAAAGGAGATGCACAGCAAGAGAGATTCTTGACA CTATGATCTACGATGTAACCCAGAAGAGACTCGAGCGCTTTAACGAGGAAGAGAGACAGCTAGAAAAATCTGATTCATAG
- the ezrb gene encoding ezrin b: MPKAVNVRVTTMDAELEFAIQPSTTGKQLFDQVVKTIGLREVWYFGLQYVDGKGYHTWLKLDKKVSSQDVKKENPLQFKFRAKFFPEDVSEELIQEITQKLFFLQVKESILSDEVYCPPETAVLLASYSVQAKFGDYDKDVHRPGYLLSERLLPHRVMEQHKLSKDQWEERIQVWHEEHHGMLKEDAMLEYLKIAQDLEMYGVNYFDIKNKKGTELRLGVDALGLNIYEKDDKLTPKIGFPWSEIRNISFNDKKFIIKPIDKKSPDFVFYAPRLRINKRILHLCMGNHELYMRRRKPDTIEVQQMKAQAKEEKHQKQMERAQLENEKKKREAIEKEKEQMEQEKQDLMMRLYQFEEKTKKAEKDLQDQLQRAMMLEQERRRAEEEAARLEAERQAALLAKEELARHSEQQKKSQEQLAAELAEHTAKISLLEEAKKRKEEEANSWQLRAREAQDDLIKTKEELHNVMTTPLPPPPPPMYDHLMDDNSDDNASMHSADLHMDGINDHRKEEDRLTEAEKNERVQKQLKALTSELAQARDESKNTANDLLHSENVRAGRDKYKTLRQIRQGNTKQRIDEFEAL, encoded by the exons atgCCCAAAGCG GTCAATGTTCGCGTCACCACCATGGACGCTGAGCTGGAATTTGCCATCCAGCCCAGCACCACCGGCAAGCAGCTGTTTGACCAG GTGGTAAAAACCATCGGCTTGCGTGAAGTCTGGTACTTCGGGCTTCAGTATGTGGACGGCAAAGGTTACCACACTTGGCTAAAATTGGACAAAAAG GTGTCATCTCAGGATGTGAAGAAGGAGAACCCCCTGCAGTTCAAGTTTCGTGCCAAGTTCTTCCCAGAGGACGTTTCTGAGGAGCTGATCCAGGAGATCACCCAGAAGCTCTTCTTTCTGCAGGTGAAGGAGAGCATCCTCAGCGACGAGGTCTACTGCCCACCAGAGACAGCCGTGCTGCTGGCCTCCTACTCTGTTCAGGCCAAGTTTGGAGACTACGATAAGGATGTCCACCGGCCTGGGTACCTCCTGTCTGAGCGCCTACTGCCACACAG AGTCATGGAACAGCACAAGTTATCCAAAGATCAGTGGGAGGAGAGGATCCAGGTGTGGCATGAGGAGCACCACGGGATGCTGAA GGAGGATGCTATGCTGGAGTACCTGAAGATCGCCCAGGACCTTGAAATGTACGGAGTCAACTACTTCGACATCAAGAATAAGAAGGGAACAGAGCTGCGTCTGGGAGTGGACGCCCTGGGACTCAATATTTATGAGAAGGATGACAA ACTGACCCCTAAGATTGGCTTCCCCTGGAGTGAAATCAGAAACATTTCCTTCAATGATAAGAAATTCATCATCAAGCCTATTGACAAGAAATCTCCG GACTTTGTGTTTTACGCCCCGAGACTGCGCATAAACAAGCGCATCCTGCACCTGTGCATGGGCAACCACGAGCTGTACATGCGTCGCCGTAAACCCGATACGATTGAGGTGCAGCAGATGAAGGCCCAGGCCAAAGAGGAGAAGCACCAGAAGCAGATGGAGAG GGCCCAGCTGGAgaatgagaagaagaagagagaggcCATTGAGAAAGAGAAGGAGCAGATGGAGCAAGAGAAGCAGGACCTGATGATGAGGCTCTACCAGTTTGAGGAGAAGACCAAGAAGGCAGAGAAAG ATTTGCAGGACCAGCTGCAGAGAGCCATGATGCTGGAGCAGGAGCGCAggagagcagaggaggaggcAGCTCGTCTGGAGGCAGAGCGTCAGGCTGCCCTGCTGGCTAAAGAGGAGCTAGCCCGCCACTCTGAGCAACAGAAGAAGAGTCAGGAGCAGCTG gctgCTGAGCTGGCAGAGCACACAGCAAAGATCAGCCTGCTTGAGGAGGCTAAGAAACGCAAGGAGGAGGAGGCCAACTCATGGCAGCTCAGG GCCCGTGAGGCTCAGGACGATCTGATTAAAACCAAGGAGGAGCTGCACAATGTGATGACGACGCCTCTGCCGCCACCACCTCCCCCCATGTACGACCACCTCATGGACGACAACAGTGACGACAACGCCAGCATGCACAGCGCCGACCTGCACATGGACGGCATCAACGACCACCGCAAAGAGGAGGACCGCCTGACTGAGGCCGAGAAGAACGAGCGCGTCCAGAAACAGCTGAAG GCCCTGACCTCAGAGCTGGCTCAGGCACGTGATGAATCCAAGAATACCGCCAATGACCTCCTCCACAGCGAGAACGTGCGGGCTGGCCGAGACAAATACAAGACTCTGCGACAGATCAGGCAGGGCAACACCAAGCAGAGGATCGACGAGTTCGAAGCCTTATAA